The window ATAATGGTGCAAGCACTTCTGACGATAATAGGAACGATATCCTGAAGCTGCTGCTAAGTGTAAACTTTCTTCTTTTGCTGCATCAAACATTTTTTCTAGAGCTATGGCAGCTTCTTTTCGCATATTGCGTTTTTCATCGTCACCACTAAAAGAAAATGGCACATCCGGTTCTACCAAGTCACTTGGTACATAATCACTAGGAAGACCCCTTTCTTTATTGACTAATGCATCCACTGCCTCATAGTTGGTAATGATGCTACGTCCCTCTTTATCTACGATTACGGTATCTGCTAGGGATTGTTTTACGCGTATATGTATGTCTTGACTTATGTTTTGATATGTACATGTTATGATAACCTGATCACCTGTTATACCTGTACCTAATATTGTAATATGACCATTTTTGACCACGGCTAGATTCTCATCACTCGATGTATACATCATGTCTGGATGTGCCGTTAGATCTATTTGCTTATCCCAATCTATTAAACCTGTTACTTCAAGAGCATAACGTGAACCTGCTGCTAATGTAAGCTGCTCACGTGGTACTTTTATATCCTGTATGGCTAAAGGCTTGTCCATATATGCAAAAGCCTGAATTGCTTCTTTAGATGCCATTTTCTCTTCTAATTGTACATTTTCGTAAGCATTCACTACATCTTGACTCAATCCTTCATGAACATTTCCAAAGGCGAGTACAAGAATAAGGCCAATACTACCCATTAACATGGTTAACTTATCATTTCTATTATACATCGTCTCACCTAACCCTTCCCTATTATTCTAGCACAGAAGAACTAGGACTTTCAACATATTATAAAAGAATCTGTCAGAATATCCCAAAGGAGTATATCCCAAAAGAGCAAAAGAGGCTTAATTGAGAACTTTCATATACGATAAAAAAAGCCCTCCTAAGTTGGAGAGCTCTGTTGACATAAACTATTGAATTTTTGCTTTTGCTGTTTCTACTAAACCAGCAAATGAATCCATATCGTTAACAGCCATTTCGGCTAACATTTTTCTGTTCACATTTACTTCAGCTAATTTTAAACCGTACATGAATTTACTGTAAGATAGACCATGTGCTCTTGTAGCCGCATTGATTCTTGCAATCCATAATCTTCTAAAATCTCTTTTTTTGAGTTTTCTTCCTGTATATGAATAAACACCTGACTTCATTACCGCTTGTTTAGCTGTTCTAAATTGCTTGGACTTTGCGCCTCTATAACCTTTAGCTAACTTTAATATTCTCTTATGTCTTTTACGTGTGTTCATAGCACCTTTAACTCTTGCCATTTGGTTTTCCCTCCTGCTCTTCTATATTATACGTAAGGTAATAATTTTTTCATTACTTTTTCGTTAGATGGATCCATCATAGTTGCATGTCTAAGAGTTCTCTTTTTCTTAGCGGTTTTCTTCGTTAAGATATGTCTCTTATATGCTTTGTTTCTTTTTAATTTTCCTGTTCCAGTTTTCTTAAAACGCTTTGCGGCGCCACGATGTGTTTTCATTTTAGGCATTATGATTTCCTCCTTGTATAAAAGTATATTTATTTTTTCTTCGTCATAAACATAACCATGCTTCTGCCTTCCATCTTTGGATTTTTTTCAATATCCGCGATGTCTGCAAGGC is drawn from Vallitalea pronyensis and contains these coding sequences:
- a CDS encoding M15 family metallopeptidase, with protein sequence MYNRNDKLTMLMGSIGLILVLAFGNVHEGLSQDVVNAYENVQLEEKMASKEAIQAFAYMDKPLAIQDIKVPREQLTLAAGSRYALEVTGLIDWDKQIDLTAHPDMMYTSSDENLAVVKNGHITILGTGITGDQVIITCTYQNISQDIHIRVKQSLADTVIVDKEGRSIITNYEAVDALVNKERGLPSDYVPSDLVEPDVPFSFSGDDEKRNMRKEAAIALEKMFDAAKEESLHLAAASGYRSYYRQKCLHHYKINQDGNKATQRISAEPGYSEHQTGLAMDITCRSVGLKLKEKFGQEPEGIWVEENAHRFGFIIRYPQDMEGVTGYKYEPWHLRYLGENLAKLVYDSGLTYEEFLETY
- the rpmI gene encoding 50S ribosomal protein L35, giving the protein MPKMKTHRGAAKRFKKTGTGKLKRNKAYKRHILTKKTAKKKRTLRHATMMDPSNEKVMKKLLPYV
- the rplT gene encoding 50S ribosomal protein L20, with protein sequence MARVKGAMNTRKRHKRILKLAKGYRGAKSKQFRTAKQAVMKSGVYSYTGRKLKKRDFRRLWIARINAATRAHGLSYSKFMYGLKLAEVNVNRKMLAEMAVNDMDSFAGLVETAKAKIQ